Proteins from one Sylvia atricapilla isolate bSylAtr1 chromosome 1, bSylAtr1.pri, whole genome shotgun sequence genomic window:
- the SNRNP48 gene encoding U11/U12 small nuclear ribonucleoprotein 48 kDa protein: protein MAAPSGTMAARSSAVWLGGDPVEWVLCPYDVHHRVPRSSLERHAASCRLRRMGYSAEEEAEMYDCSYFYENLKVPTVAMDKDLQFHIVKQARAQSAKEGAGYSEGSYSLLPVEVPQNHKRFTCDLTQADRLALYDYVVEETKKQRSRSQIMENDSDLFVDLAAKITQDDSQKGPKSHLEILAEMRDYKRRRQSYRAKNVHITKKSYTEVIRDVIGVHMEELSNQWQEENRLDNAEICEGGKSKSSGRREERRSASVESRHSGGSSKDMEGTRHRRDTSRSPSKRRRSRERGKDRDSRRKRERDEDKYHSHKRRK from the exons ATGGCGGCGCCCAGCGGGACCATGGCCGCTCGCAGCAGCGCCGTGTGGCTCGGCGGGGACCCG GTGGAGTGGGTGCTGTGCCCCTACGATGTCCATCACCGTGTCCCCCGCTCGTCGCTGGAGAGGCACGCGGCGTCCTGCCGGCTCCGCAGGATGGGATACTCCGCCGAGGAGGAG GCCGAGATGTACGACTGCAGCTACTTCTACGAGAACCTGAAGGTTCCCACCGTCGCCATGG ATAAAGATCTACAGTTTCACATTGTTAAGCAGGCTAGAGCCCAAAGTGCAAAGGAAGGTGCAGGCTACAGCGAAG GATCTTACTCATTACTGCCTGTGGAAGTTCCTCAAAACCACAAGCGTTTCACCTGTGACCTGACCCAGGCTGACCGCCTTGCTCTTTACGATTACGTTGTCGAGGAAACAAAGAAGCAAAGGTCTAGATCCCAGATAATGGAAAATGACAGTGATCTCTTTGTGGATTTAGCAGCAAAAATCACCCAAG ATGATAGTCAGAAAGGTCCAAAGTCCCATCTTGAAATCCTGGCTGAAATGCGAGATTACAAAAGGCGACGGCAGTCATACAGAGCTAAGAATGTTCATATAACGAAGAAGTCCTACACTGAG GTGATTCGGGATGTGATTGGTGTGCATATGGAAGAACTCAGCAATCAGTGGCAGGAGGAGAACAGGTTGGATAATGCAGAGATATGTGAAGGAGGAAAGTCGAAGTCTTCAGGAAG aagggAAGAGAGGCGCTCAGCGTCAGTGGAGTCGCGGCACTCCGGGGGAAGCAGTAAGGACATGGAGGGCACGAGACACAGGAGAGACACCAGCAGGAGTCCAAGTAAACGGAGGAGGAGTCGTGAGAGAGGCAAAGACAGAGACTCTcggaggaaaagagagag GGATGAAGACAAGTATCACAGtcataaaagaagaaagtag
- the ROPN1L gene encoding ropporin-1-like protein, producing the protein MPLAETMFCAQQIKIPPELPDILKQFTKAAIRTQPYDVLQWAAAYFSALSKGEPLPVKERLEMSLATEKEDAGLTPGLLKVLHKQLSSKGTVTIEELQEKWKDLGLPEEQLEAILQLDSFGEEVEWMKFLALGCSMLGGSLLSSMKQACEILTRDLEGGAARIPFETFSFLYSYLASIDGEISESETEAFLEGIKEQADKHYGLVLIRHFLPYSFIFY; encoded by the exons ATGCCTCTTGCAGAAACCATGTTCTGTGCCCAGCAGATCAAAATCCCCCCGGAGCTACCTGATATTCTGAAGCAATTTACTAAAGCTGCTATTCGGACTCAGCCTTATGATGTTTTGCAGTGGGCAGCTGC GTATTTTTCAGCCTTGTCTAAAGGTGAACCCCTTCCGGTGAAGGAGAGGCTTGAAATGTCTTTAGCAACAGAGAAAGAAGATGCTGGTTTGACCCCAGGACTCCTTAAGGTCTTGCACAAGCAG CTTTCTTCCAAAGGCACGGTGACCATTGaggaactgcaggaaaaatggAAGGATTTGGGCttgccagaggagcagctggaagctaTCCTGCAACTGGACAGTTTTGGAGAGGAGGTGGAATGGATGAAGTTTCTGGCCCTTGGGTGCAGCATGCTTGGTGGG TCCTTACTGAGTTCAATGAAACAGGCCTGCGAGATCCTAACAAGAGACCTAGAAGGCGGAGCAGCTCGGATTCCCTTCGAAACATTCTCGTTCCTTTATTCCTATTTGGCCAGTATTGATGGAGAGATATCAGAGTCAGAAACTGAAGCATTCCTCGAGGGAATTAAAGAACAGGC GGACAAACACTATGGCTTGGTGCTGATCAGACACTTCCTGCCATACTCCTTCATATTTTATTGA